The proteins below come from a single Micromonospora citrea genomic window:
- a CDS encoding DUF4383 domain-containing protein, with product MAHTPVNHPARPVYRAIGGLTGLYLVAFGVLGIIASAGNEILAQDDTKVLAQGTNLGFSLLSILLGAAVLAGTVIGRNIDVMINQWLAYAIMAISLAGLAFIQTEANIFNFSIITVIVLMVVGLVLLMVGMYGKVGTDEEKEAWQKARLVL from the coding sequence ATGGCCCACACCCCCGTCAACCACCCCGCGCGGCCGGTATACCGGGCGATCGGCGGGCTGACCGGTCTGTACCTGGTGGCCTTCGGCGTGCTCGGCATCATCGCGAGCGCCGGGAACGAGATCCTCGCGCAGGACGACACCAAGGTCCTCGCGCAGGGCACGAACCTCGGGTTCTCGCTGCTCAGCATCCTGCTCGGGGCCGCGGTGCTCGCCGGCACCGTGATCGGTCGCAACATCGACGTCATGATCAACCAGTGGCTGGCGTACGCCATCATGGCGATCAGCCTCGCCGGCCTCGCCTTCATCCAGACCGAGGCCAACATCTTCAACTTCAGCATCATCACCGTCATCGTGCTGATGGTGGTCGGCCTGGTGCTGCTGATGGTCGGGATGTACGGCAAGGTCGGCACGGACGAGGAGAAGGAGGCCTGGCAGAAGGCCCGGCTCGTGCTCTGA